A stretch of Acidimicrobiales bacterium DNA encodes these proteins:
- a CDS encoding glycosyltransferase family A protein → MTRPIDRLLEAYAIAPLPAPTRPQSVSVIVRTQGRRPGSLAEALDSIAAQTHEAVDAVVVVHGGEDAAASVREHLGDRPKMSVVSTTDPGRAAPLNAGLRAAAGDYVTFLDDDDLAEPGWIAAVVDAAAGAPGTIVRSVTASQAWTTDGGDEPVRATGDVEHPFPDTFDLLAHMSVNLTPICAVAYPRQALLDHDLWFDETLPVYEDWDLLMRAAMLLGVTSIPTVTTLYRRLDGANADAAESVGVWESTHARVIAGLADAPVLLPAGDAARLARTHFELGGASRHERELEETRAELARITRSPVRWLGAFLGRLRGAVAARRRAPRP, encoded by the coding sequence GTGACCCGTCCGATCGACCGACTTCTCGAGGCCTACGCGATCGCTCCCCTGCCCGCGCCCACCCGCCCACAGAGTGTCAGCGTCATCGTCCGGACCCAGGGCCGTCGCCCCGGCTCCCTCGCCGAGGCGCTCGACTCGATCGCCGCGCAGACCCACGAGGCGGTCGATGCCGTCGTCGTCGTCCACGGCGGCGAGGACGCCGCCGCATCCGTGCGCGAACACCTCGGGGATCGTCCGAAGATGTCCGTCGTCTCGACCACCGACCCAGGCCGGGCCGCGCCACTCAACGCGGGCCTGCGGGCGGCCGCGGGCGACTATGTCACCTTCCTCGACGACGACGATCTCGCCGAGCCGGGCTGGATCGCGGCGGTCGTGGACGCAGCCGCCGGCGCGCCCGGCACCATCGTGCGTTCGGTCACCGCCTCGCAGGCGTGGACCACCGACGGCGGCGACGAGCCGGTTCGGGCCACGGGTGACGTCGAGCATCCGTTCCCCGACACGTTCGATCTCCTCGCCCACATGAGCGTGAACCTCACCCCGATCTGCGCCGTGGCGTATCCCCGGCAGGCACTGCTCGACCACGACCTCTGGTTCGACGAGACGCTGCCGGTCTACGAGGACTGGGATCTCCTGATGCGCGCCGCGATGCTGCTCGGGGTCACCTCCATCCCGACGGTGACGACGTTGTACCGGCGCCTCGACGGGGCCAACGCCGACGCGGCCGAGTCGGTCGGCGTCTGGGAGAGCACCCACGCCCGCGTGATCGCCGGACTCGCCGACGCACCCGTGCTGCTCCCGGCGGGCGACGCGGCCCGGCTGGCCCGCACCCATTTCGAGCTCGGTGGCGCCAGCCGCCACGAACGCGAGCTCGAGGAGACCCGCGCCGAACTCGCGCGGATCACACGGTCGCCGGTTCGCTGGCTCGGTGCGTTTCTCGGTCGCCTCCGCGGCGCGGTCGCGGCCCGACGCAGAGCGCCGCGGCCATGA
- a CDS encoding O-antigen ligase family protein: protein MQSSRSRIALVALGLLVTMNGPGFFVQFRVLDQPWDWDGPVVRDLFVALSVASVVTVVLARAAGTLGPLRRGGVVAVAGFSVWVAATSLWSVAPEITRGRSLIYVGLACFAVVIARMNAVDRTRALAAAVAVALVASLAAVLLSDSISLDRNDDWRGIFTNRNSLAPVAGVGILLGVGLAAERRGRARLAPLALAGLGGILMLGSGSRTAWLAVFAAAGAAVVVVATRVGRERIGARAIALGTATAAAGFAAVAVVVGLMWNEATFAQRRTIWRLVWDQIGERPIHGHGWFTMWTQPEFTSTHELLGRGSAHDSVMDAWLGAGVIGAALFVAVVVLAVGNTARDAWRTPNAATATWLALIVFLVIENITESFVLWYSYNWVLLMAAALCVGPRPRRGGDRETHRASEPATV, encoded by the coding sequence ATGCAATCGTCGCGGTCGCGGATCGCCCTCGTCGCCCTCGGTCTGCTCGTGACGATGAACGGTCCTGGGTTCTTCGTCCAGTTCCGCGTGCTCGACCAGCCGTGGGACTGGGACGGCCCGGTCGTGCGCGACCTGTTCGTCGCCCTCTCGGTGGCGTCCGTCGTCACGGTGGTGCTGGCGCGGGCGGCGGGCACGCTCGGGCCGCTGCGCCGTGGTGGCGTCGTCGCGGTCGCGGGGTTCTCGGTGTGGGTCGCGGCGACGAGTCTGTGGAGCGTCGCGCCGGAGATCACCCGGGGCCGGTCACTGATCTACGTCGGACTCGCGTGCTTCGCGGTGGTCATCGCGCGAATGAACGCGGTCGACCGCACCCGGGCGCTCGCGGCGGCCGTCGCCGTGGCGCTCGTGGCGAGCCTCGCCGCGGTGCTGCTGAGCGATTCGATCAGCCTGGACCGCAACGACGACTGGCGGGGCATCTTCACCAACCGGAACTCGCTGGCCCCCGTGGCCGGGGTCGGCATCCTGCTCGGCGTGGGCCTCGCCGCCGAGCGGCGTGGTCGCGCCCGGCTCGCGCCGCTCGCGCTTGCCGGGCTCGGTGGCATCCTCATGCTCGGGAGTGGGAGCCGCACCGCCTGGCTCGCTGTCTTCGCCGCGGCCGGCGCCGCCGTGGTGGTCGTGGCGACCCGCGTCGGCCGCGAGCGCATCGGCGCCCGGGCGATCGCGCTCGGCACGGCAACGGCGGCCGCCGGATTCGCGGCGGTCGCCGTCGTCGTCGGCCTCATGTGGAACGAGGCGACGTTCGCCCAGCGGCGGACGATCTGGCGGCTCGTCTGGGACCAGATCGGCGAACGGCCGATCCACGGCCACGGCTGGTTCACCATGTGGACCCAACCCGAGTTCACGTCCACCCACGAGCTCCTCGGACGGGGGAGCGCCCACGACAGCGTCATGGATGCGTGGCTGGGTGCCGGCGTCATCGGCGCCGCCCTGTTCGTCGCGGTCGTGGTGCTCGCCGTGGGGAACACGGCGCGGGATGCCTGGCGGACCCCGAACGCGGCGACGGCGACATGGCTCGCCCTGATCGTGTTCCTCGTGATCGAGAACATCACGGAGAGCTTCGTGCTCTGGTACTCCTACAACTGGGTGCTGCTCATGGCCGCGGCGCTCTGCGTCGGGCCGCGACCGCGCCGCGGAGGCGACCGAGAAACGCACCGAGCCAGCGAACCGGCGACCGTGTGA
- a CDS encoding glycosyltransferase family 2 protein, producing MPDIAPAVDVIVPALDAASTLDTCLDAVLDQDYAGAINVIVAVGPGRDATWEIAQRRAADDRRVTVVANPTGRTPTGLNIATRAGRSPIVARVDAQSVLPPRYLQRAVATLQRTGAANVGGIQRPVGDDGLQRVIAVGMCSPFGAGPARFRRDGYEGPTDTVYLGVFRRDALVAVGGFDETLDRNQDYELNTRLREAGGEVWLDPALVVTYRPRATFSQLASQYFQYGAWKRHVLRRNPRSLKPRQTVAPLLVIGLIVSAVDLLRGRARGWLLPAAYTGSALLVARDNRPELPRKTDRYLLMAVFATMHVAWGTGFLFGRLRRGRPSTGLVVTPVDDEPTRSR from the coding sequence GTGCCCGACATCGCGCCGGCGGTGGACGTGATCGTCCCCGCCCTCGATGCGGCGTCGACGCTCGACACGTGCCTCGACGCCGTCCTCGACCAGGACTACGCGGGCGCCATCAACGTCATCGTCGCGGTGGGCCCCGGACGCGATGCCACGTGGGAGATCGCCCAACGCCGTGCTGCCGACGACCGTCGGGTCACGGTCGTCGCGAACCCGACGGGGCGGACGCCGACGGGGCTCAACATCGCCACGCGGGCCGGTCGATCGCCCATCGTCGCCCGGGTGGACGCCCAGAGCGTGCTCCCGCCCCGCTATCTCCAGCGAGCGGTCGCCACCCTCCAGCGCACGGGCGCCGCCAATGTCGGCGGTATCCAGCGCCCGGTCGGCGACGACGGGCTGCAGCGGGTCATCGCCGTGGGCATGTGCTCGCCCTTCGGCGCCGGCCCCGCGCGCTTTCGCCGCGACGGCTACGAGGGTCCGACCGACACCGTCTACCTCGGCGTGTTCCGGCGCGACGCGTTGGTCGCGGTCGGAGGATTCGACGAAACGCTCGACCGCAACCAGGACTACGAGCTCAACACCCGCCTGCGGGAAGCCGGCGGCGAGGTCTGGCTCGACCCCGCCCTCGTGGTGACCTACCGGCCCCGTGCGACCTTCTCGCAGCTCGCCTCGCAGTACTTCCAGTACGGCGCGTGGAAGCGCCATGTCCTGCGGCGCAACCCCCGTTCGCTCAAGCCTCGCCAGACCGTGGCACCCCTGCTCGTGATCGGACTGATCGTGAGCGCGGTGGACCTGCTGCGGGGCCGGGCTCGTGGTTGGCTGCTGCCCGCGGCCTACACGGGATCCGCACTCCTCGTCGCCCGCGACAACCGTCCGGAGCTGCCCCGCAAGACGGATCGCTATCTGCTGATGGCGGTGTTCGCCACGATGCACGTCGCCTGGGGCACTGGCTTCCTGTTCGGTCGTCTCCGCCGGGGGAGGCCGTCGACGGGCCTCGTCGTGACGCCGGTCGACGACGAGCCGACCCGCTCCCGCTAG
- a CDS encoding ABC transporter ATP-binding protein: MTIGSITVRDVSKKFRLERNRPSSIKEAMLRIGRKSEADDFWVLRDINLDIPPGSFFGLIGHNGSGKSTLLRLMAGIHRPTTGTIESEGRLSALLELGSGFHPDLTGRENVYLNGAMLGLSRKQMAASMDSIIDFSGIGDFIDEPVKIYSSGMYVRLGFAVSVNVDPEILLVDEVIAVGDEEFQRRCMNHMNVLRERGTTIVLVSHNTSLMSDLCDRLGWLDHGRLVDVGEPEDVVAHYLAAVDTGNRNRLTTRD, from the coding sequence ATGACCATCGGATCGATCACCGTCCGCGACGTCTCCAAGAAGTTCCGGCTCGAACGGAACCGGCCGAGCTCCATCAAGGAGGCGATGCTGCGCATCGGTCGGAAGTCCGAAGCGGACGACTTCTGGGTGTTGCGCGACATCAACCTGGACATCCCGCCCGGATCGTTCTTCGGCCTCATCGGCCACAACGGGAGCGGCAAGTCGACGCTGCTGCGCCTGATGGCGGGCATCCACCGGCCGACCACCGGCACGATCGAGTCCGAGGGCCGCCTCTCGGCCCTGCTCGAGCTCGGTTCGGGGTTCCACCCCGACCTCACCGGCCGCGAGAACGTCTACCTGAACGGGGCGATGCTCGGCCTCAGCCGCAAGCAGATGGCCGCGTCGATGGATTCGATCATCGACTTCAGCGGCATCGGCGACTTCATCGACGAGCCCGTGAAGATCTATTCCAGCGGCATGTACGTGCGGCTCGGGTTCGCGGTCTCGGTGAACGTCGACCCGGAGATCCTCCTCGTCGACGAGGTGATCGCGGTGGGCGACGAGGAGTTCCAGCGCCGGTGCATGAACCACATGAACGTGCTGCGCGAGCGGGGCACGACGATCGTCCTGGTGAGCCACAACACCTCGCTGATGTCGGATCTCTGCGACCGGCTCGGGTGGCTCGACCACGGCCGACTGGTGGACGTGGGTGAACCCGAGGACGTCGTGGCGCACTATCTGGCCGCGGTCGACACCGGCAACCGCAACCGGCTGACCACCCGCGACTAG
- a CDS encoding glycosyltransferase: MSRRPVVHQFTAVLADRDALGQHTLAVDDLLRDMGADTMIYAAHVHPEVKDRGRDFRRHEDDPAPDLIVYQTSIGSPVAEYVLGRREPLVLNYHNMTPASFFDPWEPHVAAELDDGRRQLVRLCRRARAAIAVSEYNANELRDLGLDSVAVAPVLFSALSAHGGADPHTVVSARGGADPHTVVSGRGGADPHTVVSGRGGADPHTVSGSGSEVGDGSGSGSEVGDVPGSAHAATATHAATMLFVGRLAPNKCQQDLVGVLAGVVALGVDARLVLVGGVSSSGFVESVVGLADRLGVGDRLVVAGSVSEAELVGWYSVADVFVSVSEHEGFCVPVVEAMGFGVPVVAFGAAAVPETVGGAGVVLGEKSVGVVAEAVVRVLSDGVVREGLVERGRVRAAALGPPVSTERMRAVLQPLLDEATS; the protein is encoded by the coding sequence GTGAGCCGTCGACCGGTCGTCCATCAGTTCACCGCCGTCCTCGCCGACCGTGATGCGCTGGGCCAGCACACACTCGCGGTGGACGACCTGCTGCGCGACATGGGCGCCGACACGATGATCTACGCCGCCCACGTCCACCCGGAGGTGAAGGATCGCGGACGTGATTTCCGCCGCCACGAGGACGACCCGGCACCGGACCTCATCGTGTACCAGACATCGATCGGCTCGCCGGTCGCCGAGTACGTGCTGGGCCGCCGTGAACCGCTGGTGCTGAACTACCACAACATGACGCCGGCGTCGTTCTTCGACCCGTGGGAGCCCCACGTGGCCGCCGAGCTGGACGACGGCCGACGCCAGCTCGTGCGCCTCTGCCGCCGCGCCCGCGCCGCGATCGCGGTGAGCGAGTACAACGCGAACGAGCTCCGTGACCTGGGCCTGGATTCAGTGGCGGTGGCCCCGGTGCTGTTCTCTGCTCTTTCGGCGCACGGCGGCGCCGATCCGCACACCGTTGTTTCGGCGCGCGGCGGCGCCGATCCGCACACCGTTGTTTCGGGGCGCGGCGGCGCCGATCCGCACACCGTTGTTTCGGGGCGCGGCGGCGCCGATCCGCACACCGTGTCGGGGTCTGGTTCGGAGGTCGGTGACGGGTCGGGGTCTGGTTCGGAGGTCGGTGACGTGCCGGGGTCTGCGCATGCAGCAACAGCAACGCATGCAGCAACGATGCTGTTTGTGGGGCGGTTGGCGCCGAACAAGTGTCAGCAGGATCTGGTTGGGGTGTTGGCGGGGGTTGTGGCGTTGGGGGTTGATGCGCGTTTGGTGTTGGTGGGTGGGGTGTCGTCGTCGGGGTTTGTGGAGTCGGTGGTGGGGTTGGCGGATCGGTTGGGGGTTGGGGATCGGTTGGTGGTGGCGGGTTCGGTGTCGGAGGCGGAGTTGGTGGGTTGGTATTCGGTGGCGGATGTGTTCGTGTCGGTGTCGGAGCATGAGGGGTTTTGTGTTCCGGTGGTGGAGGCGATGGGGTTCGGGGTGCCGGTGGTGGCGTTCGGGGCGGCGGCGGTGCCGGAGACGGTTGGTGGTGCGGGTGTGGTGTTGGGGGAGAAGTCGGTGGGGGTTGTGGCGGAGGCGGTGGTGCGGGTGTTGTCCGATGGGGTGGTGCGTGAGGGGTTGGTCGAGCGGGGTCGGGTGCGGGCGGCGGCGTTGGGTCCGCCGGTTTCGACGGAGCGGATGCGTGCGGTGTTGCAACCCCTCCTCGACGAGGCCACGTCGTGA
- a CDS encoding class I SAM-dependent methyltransferase, which yields MPQPSEPPIADDQFAARIQAEIAAAAEERRRESPELARLEREIERQWADIAPPGAGGGEELLLDRVERLAMVDVDAPVGSKPGIRQVKGAIRKGTYWYLRYVTDQLNAFHNVQARLLRRMDERLARLEDSAGLSRSVDALVGDAPVAGAGCGAALLEAAGGDGRVLVAAAGAGDSLAPFVGHRVAYGVEADAQAALSGIDAGLDLRVGDPLDHLHSLETDTLGAVLAGGSLQRCAPAAALALVQAMVRVCAPGGVAAVAVEDRSGWTTAERELLAGRGLAPDTWATLLAPLAVGVESVAVDDPGIERLVIARLP from the coding sequence GTGCCCCAGCCATCCGAACCCCCGATCGCCGACGACCAGTTCGCGGCCCGGATCCAAGCCGAGATCGCGGCTGCAGCCGAGGAGCGGCGACGGGAGAGCCCGGAGCTCGCCCGGCTGGAGCGCGAGATCGAACGCCAGTGGGCCGACATCGCCCCGCCGGGCGCCGGCGGCGGGGAGGAACTGCTCCTCGACCGCGTCGAGCGCCTCGCGATGGTGGACGTCGACGCGCCGGTCGGATCCAAACCCGGCATCCGTCAGGTGAAGGGAGCGATCCGCAAGGGGACCTACTGGTACCTGCGTTACGTGACCGATCAGCTCAACGCGTTCCACAACGTCCAGGCGCGCCTGCTGCGGCGCATGGACGAGCGCCTGGCGCGGCTCGAGGACTCGGCCGGTCTGTCGCGCTCGGTGGACGCGCTCGTGGGTGATGCGCCCGTTGCCGGTGCCGGGTGCGGGGCGGCGCTGCTCGAGGCAGCGGGCGGCGACGGCCGCGTCCTGGTCGCGGCGGCCGGGGCCGGTGACAGCCTGGCGCCGTTCGTCGGTCATCGTGTCGCCTACGGTGTCGAGGCCGATGCCCAGGCGGCCCTCAGCGGCATCGACGCCGGCCTCGACCTGCGGGTCGGCGACCCCCTCGATCATCTGCACTCGCTCGAGACCGACACCCTCGGCGCCGTGCTGGCCGGCGGGTCGCTCCAGCGGTGCGCGCCGGCCGCCGCGTTGGCTCTCGTGCAGGCGATGGTCCGGGTGTGCGCGCCGGGAGGCGTGGCGGCGGTCGCCGTCGAGGACCGATCCGGGTGGACCACGGCCGAACGGGAGCTCCTGGCCGGACGCGGACTGGCCCCCGACACCTGGGCCACCCTGCTGGCGCCGCTCGCGGTCGGTGTCGAGTCCGTGGCGGTCGATGACCCGGGAATCGAGCGGTTGGTCATCGCCCGGTTGCCGTGA
- a CDS encoding ABC transporter permease encodes MPTLSPSVRKSASLIYHFAERESKARYKRSLLGWFWSFMNPLTTVLVYGFVFGVVYGAEAPPTSNGNAENFGLYLFTGLIVWSVFTGVVNGSMGWLIGVSDLRKKIYFPTETALLGGAAANAVQTLLEAVVLIAIMLVLANISWTVIFLFLALAFSMLFGLGVGFIVSVFNARYRDTQYLIGILLNVAFFGVPIVYTQKLLDDGGVDGFLRVVLDWNPPALFVEISRDAVYFLEVPQWNRLLAAAAWGIITFVIGWVYFRDQSMAISEEP; translated from the coding sequence ATGCCCACCCTGTCGCCGTCCGTCCGCAAGAGCGCGTCGCTGATCTACCACTTCGCCGAGCGCGAGTCGAAGGCGCGCTACAAGCGCAGCCTCCTCGGCTGGTTCTGGTCGTTCATGAATCCCCTCACCACGGTGCTGGTCTACGGCTTCGTGTTCGGCGTGGTCTACGGGGCCGAGGCGCCCCCGACGAGCAACGGCAACGCCGAGAACTTCGGCCTCTACCTCTTCACCGGACTCATCGTCTGGAGCGTGTTCACCGGCGTGGTCAACGGGTCGATGGGCTGGTTGATCGGCGTCAGCGATCTGCGCAAGAAGATCTACTTCCCCACCGAGACGGCACTGCTCGGCGGCGCGGCGGCCAACGCGGTGCAGACGCTCCTCGAGGCCGTCGTACTGATCGCGATCATGCTCGTGCTGGCCAACATCTCGTGGACGGTGATCTTCCTGTTCCTCGCCCTTGCGTTCTCGATGCTGTTCGGGCTCGGCGTGGGGTTCATCGTGTCCGTCTTCAACGCCCGCTACCGCGACACCCAGTACCTGATCGGCATCCTGTTGAACGTGGCGTTCTTCGGGGTGCCGATCGTCTACACCCAGAAGCTGCTGGACGACGGCGGGGTGGACGGCTTCCTGCGGGTGGTCCTCGACTGGAACCCGCCGGCGTTGTTCGTCGAGATCTCCCGCGATGCGGTGTACTTCCTCGAGGTGCCCCAGTGGAACCGCCTGCTGGCCGCCGCAGCGTGGGGCATCATCACGTTCGTGATCGGGTGGGTCTACTTCCGCGATCAGTCGATGGCCATCAGCGAGGAACCATGA
- a CDS encoding exopolysaccharide biosynthesis polyprenyl glycosylphosphotransferase, which produces MQTQQPLQQPTVDSGEIPVIRSLRRRGFRYLHVIDAVTIYGLMVAITVARFGFSWPTYPVSHYLIGFAIATAVHMVMYYFGGLYEYEQRLGLPPWLPRIVALTAVSVLISAAIGLATNRYLMPRLNLAVLAVAATVSVALARAISRRLRSRRYGHSRVLLVGTPDDISLARAHLAESGGDTEVVGQTPNAHALLSECNRVGATDVLLLSGGSLDKIYPDPLDDLERRRVGVFYRISPSDTLLGLQRSRQIAGMPFVALRTRAVPNYRLRLKRILELAVIAVLSPIIVLVALGAALYVRLRVGKGVLYRQERVGRAGTTFTMLKFRSMRHDAESAGAPVLADEDDPRVVPGMRWMRESRLDELPQLINVLRGEMSLVGPRPERPEFVANLEELIPGYGRRHDLPPGITGLAQIRGHYQTDPGYKLGHDLQYVVNWSPILDLQILAETLLVMLRRSAR; this is translated from the coding sequence ATGCAGACTCAGCAACCCCTCCAGCAGCCCACGGTGGACAGCGGCGAGATCCCGGTGATCCGCTCGCTGCGTCGTCGCGGCTTCCGCTACCTCCACGTCATCGACGCCGTGACCATCTACGGGCTGATGGTGGCCATCACCGTCGCCCGCTTCGGGTTCTCGTGGCCCACCTACCCGGTGTCGCACTATCTGATCGGGTTCGCGATCGCGACTGCCGTCCACATGGTCATGTACTACTTCGGCGGGCTGTACGAGTACGAGCAGCGCCTCGGCCTCCCGCCCTGGTTGCCCCGCATCGTCGCGCTGACCGCCGTCTCGGTGCTGATCTCCGCGGCCATCGGGCTCGCCACGAACCGCTACCTGATGCCCCGACTCAACCTCGCCGTCCTCGCCGTGGCCGCGACGGTGTCCGTGGCCCTGGCCCGGGCGATCTCCCGACGGCTGCGGTCCCGCCGCTACGGACACTCACGGGTGCTCCTCGTCGGCACGCCGGACGACATCTCGCTGGCGCGCGCCCATCTCGCGGAGTCCGGGGGCGACACGGAGGTGGTCGGTCAGACCCCGAACGCCCACGCGCTGCTGAGTGAATGCAATCGGGTCGGCGCGACGGACGTGCTGCTGCTCAGCGGTGGCTCGCTCGACAAGATCTATCCCGACCCCCTGGACGACCTCGAGCGCCGTCGTGTCGGCGTCTTCTACCGGATCTCGCCGTCCGACACCCTCCTCGGGCTCCAGCGGAGCCGTCAGATCGCCGGTATGCCGTTCGTCGCCCTCCGCACCCGGGCCGTGCCGAACTATCGCCTGCGGTTGAAGCGGATCTTGGAGCTGGCGGTCATCGCCGTGCTGAGCCCGATCATCGTCCTGGTGGCACTCGGGGCGGCGCTCTACGTCCGCCTGCGGGTCGGCAAGGGGGTGCTCTACCGCCAGGAGCGGGTGGGTCGCGCCGGTACGACGTTCACGATGTTGAAGTTCCGCAGCATGCGTCACGATGCCGAGTCCGCCGGCGCGCCCGTGCTCGCCGACGAGGACGATCCCCGGGTCGTGCCCGGGATGCGCTGGATGCGCGAGAGCCGCCTCGACGAGCTGCCCCAGTTGATCAACGTGCTGCGCGGTGAGATGTCCCTCGTCGGCCCCCGCCCGGAGCGGCCCGAGTTCGTCGCCAACCTCGAGGAGCTGATCCCCGGCTACGGCCGACGCCACGACCTGCCGCCGGGGATCACCGGCCTCGCCCAGATCCGGGGTCACTATCAGACCGACCCGGGCTACAAGCTCGGCCACGACCTCCAGTACGTCGTCAACTGGTCGCCGATCCTCGACCTCCAGATCCTGGCCGAGACGCTGCTCGTGATGCTGCGGCGATCCGCCCGTTGA
- a CDS encoding glycosyltransferase: MSRVDLVLSELHERDATSTHARLVRDLLVRDGHRVRFVAERSMVAGEDVVRLDRWKADADLTILQHSIGSVAASEIAKREVPVVVNYHNVTPVDFVEAWEPEHVRGLQWGREQLWELRPVAYHAIAVSDFNARELREIGYGSVAVAPVLFEPLWSVSEVGDGSGSGSEVGDVPGSAHAATATHAATMLFVGRLAPNKCQQDLVGVLAGVVALGVDARLVLVGGVSSSGFVESVVGLADRLGVGDRLVVAGSVSEAELVGWYSVADVFVSVSEHEGFCVPVVEAMGFGVPVVAFGAAAVPETVGGAGVVLGEKSVGVVAEAVVRVLSDGVVREGLVERGRVRAAALGPPVSTERMRAVLQPLLDEAGAR; the protein is encoded by the coding sequence GTGAGTCGGGTCGATCTCGTACTGTCGGAGCTGCACGAGCGCGACGCGACGTCGACCCATGCGCGGCTGGTCCGCGACCTGCTGGTGCGGGATGGCCATCGGGTGCGGTTCGTCGCCGAGCGGTCGATGGTCGCCGGCGAGGACGTGGTGCGCCTCGACCGGTGGAAGGCCGATGCCGACCTGACGATCCTGCAGCACTCGATCGGCAGCGTGGCCGCGAGCGAGATCGCGAAGCGGGAGGTCCCGGTCGTGGTCAACTACCACAACGTCACGCCGGTGGATTTCGTCGAAGCGTGGGAACCCGAGCATGTCCGCGGATTGCAGTGGGGCCGTGAGCAGCTCTGGGAACTCCGTCCGGTCGCGTACCACGCGATCGCCGTGAGCGACTTCAACGCCCGGGAACTGCGCGAGATCGGCTACGGGTCGGTCGCGGTGGCTCCAGTGCTGTTTGAGCCGTTGTGGTCTGTTTCGGAGGTCGGTGACGGGTCGGGGTCTGGTTCGGAGGTCGGTGACGTGCCGGGGTCTGCGCATGCAGCAACAGCAACGCATGCAGCGACGATGTTGTTTGTGGGGCGGTTGGCGCCGAACAAGTGTCAGCAGGATCTGGTTGGGGTGTTGGCGGGGGTTGTGGCGTTGGGGGTTGATGCGCGTTTGGTGTTGGTGGGTGGGGTGTCGTCGTCGGGGTTTGTGGAGTCGGTGGTGGGGTTGGCGGATCGGTTGGGGGTTGGGGATCGGTTGGTGGTGGCGGGTTCGGTGTCGGAGGCGGAGTTGGTGGGTTGGTATTCGGTGGCGGATGTGTTCGTGTCGGTGTCGGAGCATGAGGGGTTTTGTGTTCCGGTGGTGGAGGCGATGGGGTTCGGGGTGCCGGTGGTGGCGTTCGGGGCGGCGGCGGTGCCGGAGACGGTTGGTGGTGCGGGTGTGGTGTTGGGGGAGAAGTCGGTGGGGGTTGTGGCGGAGGCGGTGGTGCGGGTGTTGTCCGATGGGGTGGTGCGTGAGGGGTTGGTTGAGCGGGGTCGGGTGCGGGCGGCGGCGTTGGGTCCGCCGGTGTCGACGGAGCGGATGCGTGCGGTGTTGCAACCCCTCCTCGACGAGGCCGGCGCCCGATGA
- a CDS encoding polysaccharide pyruvyl transferase family protein encodes MTDHPPAIDGPRLLICGWAGAGNIGDELLTAAIVAMVRGAGGVPVVASRDPGTTAAEHEVESVPWGMGARGAVATVDGVIVGPGGILQDGSSLWNLPGHLAAALAARRRGVPVAAFGVGAEPLRRRSSARLLRRALADAPVVTRDEGSSDALRAAGLHPTTAADLAFTLDLPDAPAEPNDEIIVAVGPGVKPGLVRPAARRLVAPPVAQIAAAVERLAVEQGYRVALAGFRGRRDRDVAAELRAALSVDARLVDDTVDAHVGAVAGARLVVASRYHAVVLAARAGVPAHVVSTEPKLRSLAADLGPDRATLGSWADLAAPTGQPRPAPLRSGEFAGAGEVAGAIAAFVADVGARRGDGVGG; translated from the coding sequence GTGACGGATCACCCACCTGCGATCGACGGCCCCCGGCTGCTGATCTGTGGTTGGGCCGGCGCCGGAAACATCGGCGACGAACTGCTCACGGCCGCGATCGTCGCGATGGTGCGGGGGGCCGGTGGTGTTCCCGTCGTGGCTTCGCGCGATCCGGGGACCACGGCTGCTGAGCACGAGGTCGAGTCGGTCCCGTGGGGCATGGGCGCCCGCGGCGCGGTGGCGACCGTCGACGGCGTGATCGTCGGACCCGGCGGGATCCTCCAGGACGGCAGCAGCCTCTGGAACCTGCCCGGCCACCTCGCCGCCGCGCTGGCCGCCCGGCGCCGCGGGGTGCCGGTCGCCGCGTTCGGGGTCGGCGCCGAGCCCCTGCGGCGGCGGTCGTCCGCCCGGCTGTTGCGCCGTGCACTCGCCGACGCGCCCGTCGTGACGCGCGACGAGGGCTCCTCCGACGCGCTCCGCGCCGCGGGACTGCATCCCACGACGGCCGCCGACCTCGCGTTCACGCTCGACCTCCCGGACGCGCCGGCGGAGCCGAACGACGAGATCATCGTGGCTGTCGGGCCGGGAGTGAAACCGGGTCTGGTGCGGCCCGCCGCTCGCCGGTTGGTGGCGCCGCCGGTGGCGCAGATCGCGGCCGCCGTCGAGCGTCTGGCGGTCGAGCAGGGATACCGGGTCGCGCTCGCCGGGTTCCGGGGTCGGCGGGATCGGGACGTCGCCGCCGAGCTCCGAGCCGCGTTGTCGGTGGACGCGCGGCTCGTCGACGACACCGTGGACGCCCACGTCGGCGCGGTCGCCGGCGCCCGGCTCGTGGTCGCCTCGCGCTATCACGCGGTCGTCCTGGCCGCCCGCGCCGGCGTGCCGGCCCATGTGGTGTCGACGGAGCCGAAACTGCGATCGCTGGCCGCCGATCTCGGCCCGGATCGGGCGACGCTCGGCTCCTGGGCGGACCTGGCCGCGCCGACCGGTCAGCCGCGTCCCGCCCCGCTCCGATCGGGCGAGTTCGCCGGCGCGGGGGAGGTGGCGGGGGCCATCGCGGCCTTCGTGGCCGACGTGGGTGCCCGCCGCGGTGACGGGGTCGGCGGTTAG